TACTATCTGTCGACGGCCGCTCGCGGTGAAGTCGTGACGGTTTACCGGTAAACGAATTAACAGGATATGGCTGACGCCCCCGACAACCTGCTCGGCGCGTACCTGCGGGACCGCCGCGAGAAACTCGACCCGGCCGCGCTCGGGCTGCCGGCCACGCGCCGCCGCACGCCTGGCCTGCGGCGCGAGGAGGTCGCGCAGCGCGCGCACGTGAGCGCCGCGTGGTACACGTGGCTCGAACAGGGGCGCGGCGGTGCGCCGTCGGCCGACGTGCTCGACCGGCTCGCCCGCGCGCTGCTGCTGAACGACGCCGAGCGCGAACACCTGTTCCTGATCGGCGTCGGCCACCTGCCGGAAGTGCGCTATCACGCTGCCGACCATGTGTCGCCGCGCGTGCAGCACGTGCTCGATTCGCTCGACGCGAGCCCCGCGATCGTGCGCTCGGCGACGTGGGACGTCGTCGCGTGGAACGATGCGGCGGCCGCGACGCTGACCGACTACACGACGCTGTCGCCGGAACGGCGCAACATCCTGCGGCTCATCTTCGTCGATCCGCATGTGCGCGGCGTGCAGGCGAACTGGGAGCGCGTCGCGCGGTTCGCGGTGGGCGCGTTTCGCGCCGACGTCGCACGCGGCGGCGCGACGCAGGCCGTGCAGGCGTTCGTCGACGAGATGCGCGCGACGAGCGCCGAGTTCGACGCGCTGTGGCGCGACCACGATATCCGCTCGCACGAGGAAGGGACCAAGGAGCTCCACCATCCTGCCGTCGGGCGAATCGCGCTCGAATACTCGGCGTTCGCGGTGAGCGGCCGGCCCGACCAGACGCTCGTGATCTTTACGCCGGAAACGGCAGCCGATCGCGCGCTCGT
This window of the Burkholderia lata genome carries:
- a CDS encoding helix-turn-helix transcriptional regulator; its protein translation is MADAPDNLLGAYLRDRREKLDPAALGLPATRRRTPGLRREEVAQRAHVSAAWYTWLEQGRGGAPSADVLDRLARALLLNDAEREHLFLIGVGHLPEVRYHAADHVSPRVQHVLDSLDASPAIVRSATWDVVAWNDAAAATLTDYTTLSPERRNILRLIFVDPHVRGVQANWERVARFAVGAFRADVARGGATQAVQAFVDEMRATSAEFDALWRDHDIRSHEEGTKELHHPAVGRIALEYSAFAVSGRPDQTLVIFTPETAADRALVRTLVAARKQALAERMPVA